The Lytechinus variegatus isolate NC3 chromosome 7, Lvar_3.0, whole genome shotgun sequence genome includes the window TACTTATCCTCTTCCACCAactgcttttcttttttatcaatataGAATTTTGAGAGTAACAGAAATATGTGAAATCCAAACAGCAAGTTTTATGTTCCTAtactccaaaaaaaaaacactgcctgatattttcaatgatatatttttcatctgACAACTTGACTCGCAGATATGAAACTAGGTCATCTATTACATGTAGTATGCGTCTCcctttatttagatataattttTCTCATACAACTATAAAATATTCAGGACCTAAATGTTGGAACATTGTACCATACATTTTGAAAGCTTGTAACACACTTGCATCATTTAAATGTAACTATAGATTATTAATTCTGAAAAGATTCACATTTGCAACTTAGAATGCCTGCTTGGGGGGTCCTTCTTTAAGTACATATTTGTGATTGTTttgatttttgctttttgttcaTATCTATCTTTTTTAACCTCATGACCCTGGGAGCAACCTCGATAGGTATTTGACCTTTGTTGCTCCCCCACATTCTAGacatattacatatatatatttttttctgttttgtaatttttattccTTCATTATTCTACTTTGTATTCTGATTTTATGTGATTTTACTTTGTATTGGTGTATTTGACAtcttaatatgtacatgtatgaatgtggaaaataaataacTGTTGACTGCCTGGTGAAAACATTTGCCATGTGATATGTGCTGTCTTCAAGAGCAGAAgagattaaaaatatgattcaCTAGTCAAAATACAAAGTCTCTATTGATATTCACTCACCCTGATCCCGACACGATGGTACTGTACTGTTGCATCTGAATGACGGCGGCATCGAGGAGAGCCTGGATGTTCTGGAGGCATTCAATCCTGGCTTGGACGTGCTGTCTCTCCATGCCTTCCATGGCCCGAAGCTCTTCATCAGACAGACCGCTGAAGTTGGGTGGGGGCATTGGAGGTGACATGCCTAGTACAGTAAGAGGgtcaaatgtaaataatatatgAACAGAAATATCACATGGAGACTGTTTCACAAAACCGTGTTGAGTAAAAGTTTGCAAACATCACAATGAAAATGCCATAATGCTCTTTCATTGAGTTGCCCAAGTTCAATTGAATTGACCGATATCAAATAGAAAGTTAATACAAATTAGCAAAAATAATATGGTATTGGTAAGGACCAAATAGAAACAGTGGCTTGTTAAAAAATTTTGGCCCTTTTACAAGATACAATGAAAATACTGGGGAAAATAATTCCACTAATAAAGAATTACAAATAGATGATTTTAAGAAACAGACTCTAGGAATCAACAGCACTTCCTAAATATCAAAGGAGCTGTGGTAGCTTAGTATTTTCAGGATGGTAAACATTCCATCAactcaaatatgaaataaatgtcaATTACACGACAGATAATATgtacatataaataaacaatgacaaATTGATGACTATTTATTAAAAAACAGCAGAAaagacaaacaataaaaagtacAAGAAAGTCTTGAATAAAAACCCATTTCATCAATTCAACATACCAAATGGCATCATGAATGGAGGCATCATCGGGGGGAACATACCCATACCAGGAGCACCCATGCTTGGAGGAGGAGGGAAGTTTGGTAGAGAAGTACCCAAGGATGTGGGCGTGCCTGCACTTGCACCTGCTGATGATGGCGTTCCTGAAACggaaaaagaaaattcttaaAATGTGGTGCAGGTGAGTGGACAGAAGATGTGATCTTGAAACTTGCTTTCTTACAGATTAAAGTGAAATTGGTAAACATCAactattttataaataaatgaaaataggcaaacaattttcaaaggtcgtatataaaaacataatatttacatctaatcatcaggggctgcggaatggttttcaaagtgggggggagggggctgaccatgcaaaaaatcacaatcatatggtaatttttacgtttttgtacacggttttggaaaagaGTGGGGGGGttgaagccccccccaaaaaaaatcctgcaagCGCACATGACTttgggcagcattgcgcatGTGGCAAGCAAGCTATACGcgtatttcatcttcattttttaccgagcgcaatgaattgaatcgtattgtgacgtcacctcctaaagccatGCAAAgatacattttggatggtacatcatgtgtgcaacggtacgaatgtttaTGTCTCCCATTTGCTTGCGTACgacaagctaagtaggcattGCACAATATGTATTGCAAAGAAACTTACCGAGTGCTACATAAATGGAGCATATCATGATGTATTATTAAATTGGAGGTATATTGGAACCAACTATTTCTTTAATGGGAATACAAAGCGAATAACTGCTGGCTCCCTcatattctcatttattttgttgttaaatgtatttctattttcgtatctttatttgtatatagtgtattctttgatttgtatgttgtatgttttttaatgaaaattcggaacaaatgaatgaatgatcaaGTAGATGGTTGTCTCCTAACAGCGACAAGCTCTTCTCCAAAGACTGGACTTACCAGGTGATGTGGCTTGTGAAGCCGCAGTGGATGGTGTAGATGTTGAAGTACCTGGTTGAGTagttgaggatgatgatgacgatggttgAGGGGGTACAGGGGGCTGAGGAAAGGGGGGCACTCCTCCTTGATATTGAGGAAGCCAAAACTGGAAGCCTGGTGGAAAAGGGGGCATACCTGTCAAAACAGAagcaaaatcaattgaaattttttttatcaaagtaaaCCACACACTTTTGATTATTTACTGGGTGCTTTTGTTGGAATGCTACCCATGGAGCAGAGAAAGTTCATAGAGCTTGATTGGGTAAGCCCATATATGATGACCAAGGCAAGGAAAAAATTACACGGGGGAAAGGGGcaactttgccccccccaaaaaaaaaaaaatgctcaaaatagcCCTGGAAACTTTAACAAGGAGCCCTGGATGTCCCCATTCATTGCAATCTAAATATTATCCATTATTGGAGATTTAGGCAGTAATTTGACAAAAGAAGCACccgtaaataaaaaataacaatttttttgccTGAAAAGTGGAATATTATTGGTAGCAATTGTCATTCTTTtgatgtattatttatttgtttatatatttttttatttatttatttcaaatatttaaaagaagggTAGCCCAATCAGCAACAAGCTGGTTTTCGTTGGGGCCCTTCGTaaacaaacacaaatataaaacatgGTGACACATTCGAATATAAACAAAGAATAGAGCATATGTTAACATGTGACATGTATGTGACATTATGGACATGTTTCATGATCTATTTTACATAATTCTTACTATCTCTTATTGCAAAGTGTGATTCAAGAACTTTCAATAGAAATGTATATTTACAAACAGGACACTATTTAAGAAAGAGTCGATGGTTGAATTCAATCCATGCATAAGTCCAAATTAAATTCAACATGTGATGTAATTGCAGGAATGCCAGTCAGTCTTACTGATCTTTGGAAAAGCCTGAACATGCAAAGGCCCATACTCAATGTGCAACTTAGAGATAAAGCGAATCTTTATATTAAACCATGAAAATACTCCCTTGAGTTTCTAGACAGTCAAAAATGTAGCATACCTTGCCCTGGTACAGGTGGCACTTGTCCATTGCCTTGTTGTCCCACCCCCGCCTGTCCCTGCTGCCCCACCccctgttgctgctgctgcccCTGCCTGAGCCTCTGGCTCGCAGCCACCACGGAAAGCCTGAGAACGTCCATTCTGCAGGTGGGGCAGGTCTGCTGACGTTGGAACCACGACCGGAGGCAGCTGCTGTGGAAGATGTGGTTGCAAGGAAGCTTCTTGCAGCTTCCGGCGCCTCCTGCCGGTGCGCCCGGCTCCGCTGCCACCATGTCCTCTCGGCAGATGATGCAGATGCTATCGGTGTTGGCAAGGTCTTCGGCGGTGGCATCGGGGTACCTGGTGAATATGGAGATGGATTTTACATTTAACAACTCATACAGAAGGGGCTTGAGTGTTATAAATGGAGCCACTGTGTTTCTTTCATCAAATGATTCACAGAAAGTTTGCACagtaaattgaataaaaacaggATGCCTATCAAATTTATAAATCCTGAAACCAGGGTAGGTTATGATGAAAATGGCAATACTAGGGTTATTGAAAATTCTGGGCCATCCATATTAGGAATACAGGAagagtttttcttttattctcaaATGGTTCGGTAATGATCTAAAGTGTTTTCCAATTTTACAAGGTGGTATGTCATAGAGCTGTTGCAACTTACACATGACTTTATGCAAGACTGGTGACCAGTTCTTCTGCTAAAATAATTCttcctgttttaaaaaaatgagagtgATTTTCCTATAACCTTTTCTCAAATTTGGCAATGATAAAATTTGCATTCAGATACTTGTTAACAACATAAATATTAATGGACAATTATTAGATTACAACATTAGCCAACTGGAATCATAACGAGTGAGAATCCGATTTGGCAACCACGAACGAGTCACCAGTTGCATATAAAGTTGTGTGTAACTTTAAGAATAGCTTTTTAAAACACCCACGAGGCGAAACCGTCGTTGTAGAAGCCAAACCCCGATTACGAACCATGGAAAACCTCAATCACCCCAGGCCAGATTTTTAAGTATCTAAACATGTGTTTCTTGACCTCGATGGATccgaaaaaaattattattacacaaTTACGCAGCGGCCGATTCAAGCAAACCGGCTCGCCATCGCATGCagtaatttttatttctctttaatagtTTCCTTATTTCGGGGCCGATTCTCTTCGTTCGAAACTGAAAACAGAATAACTTTGGTTTTCgaaatacaatatgcctttgaaaaatgaataaaataattctgAAAGGCCTGCTACAGGCAAAGCTGCTCTCTTACGTAACATCACAGCTGTTGTGGTTTAACCCGGGCTTAATTGTGCCTGCGGAATAGAAACGTTATATAAGAGGGATTATCGGGTGATTCAGGGATGATAGTGCTTGGGAATGAAATATCTTGGTTCTTCCGAGGATTTCGTTATCGGGGTATAGGACCGTAGCAAAACCAATAGCTGGTGTGGCGACTTCTGCAACAAGGGTTTGACATAATGCCGCCCATGACTATTATCTACAATTATGAAAGCCAAAGCGacttacagtgtgttcatattaCGGATGGCTCTTCTAGACATAATGACATCATGTACAGCTTTCTTGAAAGACCTAAattatatcagaaaaaaatatatcaaaatgactttaaaatttcaaataatacaATGCAATTTTCATTAGTATGACCATTAATGAAAATTAAGCAAATGGGCAAATCAATACTGCAAATTGCCTTCTCATTTTACATTACGGATGGCTCTTCTAGACATAATGACATCGTGTACAGCTTTCTTGAAAGACCTAAATtataacacaaaaaaaatatatcgaaATGACTTTAAATTCCACATATTacaatgtaattttcattaGTATAACCATTCATGTAAATTAAGCAAATTGGCAAATCAGTGCTGCAAATTGCCTTCtcatttttaatcattcagTGTGCTGGTTATTAAACAAATGATGAGAACAGATATTAATATGAATCTAAGTCACTTTCATGGATATCCTACTTCTAATTGAAACctataatattttcaaatcaaaactGAAAAGCAATTTAAGttagaaatagagagaaaaaaaagaaattctgaTATCACCACTGATAGTGATATGTGTGTACATGAATTAAATGGCTCGGGATTAGCATATCTCAACaacaacaattttcatttatttcattttctttttcattccttttATATATtctatttgaatttcatttcatcttatttattcacttattttcatataaattaatttattatatACTGCTTATCATTATCGCcacttatatttgttttattcatttattagttCACTTTGTAATTGTTATTCATCGATTATTCGTCTTCTAAtcattatgatttatattattcaaattatcttcatcatgatcttgatcatcttcatcatcaccatcatcatcatcatcatcattatcttcatcatcatcatcatcaccatcatcatcaccatcaccatcatcctcattattttcatcttcatcatcatcttcatcatcatcatcatcaacaccatcaccatcatcatcgtcatcattattgatGAGGGGGGTAAATGATGTTTTTTTGCAGAATGTGCATgtttttcataaagaaaaattgCCATGGAAACAAAAATAGAACCATGGAGGTGTTACTTACCTCATGGCTAAGTACATAGGCCTGGTGGCAAACAGAGGGAATGTATGAATCTTGATCATGATGGCCACAAACGCTGTGTAAAGAAACACTTTGATAAAACCTAATCAAGAGAAACAGAAAACCAGGGAAACAAtgacaaaatgaacaaaaatcagCAGTGTAATCAATACatatcaatacataaaatgttttcatgatatatattttttaattgtttagtTCATgtattgtgatttatttttgtatcattACCTAAGTTGTAATTGCTATACTAATTGCATCACTATGTTGTCCTTTATTTGCTATGAATAACCCTAAATTTCAAGCCTCTGGTCTTTGAGGGTGTTTCATCCTACAAGTTGATATTTATATTCACTCATGAGTCTCATAATACATAAATTACACTGAAACTGGATTGACTGTACCATTGTGAGAGTTGGTTAATAATTTGAtctaattttatttgtttaatttgtgTTTGCCTCAAAAAATATACAATCAACTTGGTTTAAGGTGGACAAATCCTAACAGCGAATCAAAATTGGATCTGAAGTTGTTTATGACTAaataatgattcaaaatttcaaataaacaaaggGAAGAATCTTAGAGTCCAAActaattaatgaaatgaaaaatatatatcttattcCTAGGTGAAGTCACATAACAAAATGTAATTTACAAGCAccctatatatttttgtattgtagATTACAGGAATTAGCATTCCTTCATAGCAGGTAACACATGAAATATACCAGAGAGAATTTATCCTGAGTGTATGAAATGCATTAGTTCTTACCCATAATGAGGTCAGTGTAAAGCATGTACACAGCTTTGTTTTCCCACGGATTCTCACTCTGAAGATCAATGGTGTGCAATACATACTTGAAGAACACATTGATTAACACAGTCAATAAGATCGCATACTGAAagtataaagaaagaaaaccaACATAGACAGTCAATTAGATTGCatactgaaagaaaaaaagaaacattgatACAGAAAGTCAATTAGTCAATATGAAGgcacaatgaaagaaaaatgagagagaaaaaaaaaactttttgtttaTACTAGAAACCATTCTGaagaaattgttttattttccctgGATTTTGGCAGTAGTGAAATGCAACAATTTCAgtaaattatttattattcctATTACTCCTAGTTATTCCTAAATCTGTTAAGACATGGGGGGCTTGGGCTTTTGCGCATGCTGGCCCTGTTCTATGGAATGGTCTTCCCCTGACAATCCATGAATGCACGTCCATTAAAACTTTTAAACGTTACCTTAAGACCCGTCTATTCAATGCCTCTTACTCTTAATTGTTCCTGGatctattactattatatttgtAACTGTTCTCTTTTgttcattctttcttctttcactgCGCCTTGGGCATTCTGctgagtggatttggcgcattacaaatcacatatattattattattaaatagaCCTCTACAGTATTAGCCTGCTAGCAGTCAAAATTGTAGTGATAAATATTCAAACAGGAAAGTGATATCAATAGAGAATTTATTCAGCACACAGCAATTTGAATTTTCACAAGTCATCCCAAGATCTGGCAcaacaaatattctaaaaagtttggaaaatcaatttcatataaACAGTACATTATTAAAGCAGAATGATGAATGCTATAACAACATAATTGCTTATTGCACAAAAAAGCAGCccttgaaattaaatgaaagcaACAGCCTTCAAAATGTTCACAACTGCCCCAATGTCTTGTTGGGATCGGTAATTATAATTTAGAAGGGAAGCGTAATGAAGAAACTTTGGAGAAAGTTATACAGTTCAGATCACTGGGTATTTCATCAACAGTTACAGTACATGAAGATTCGGATATAACAAGagacaatgaaaatgagaaagtgTAAAAATGAGATTGTGAAGTTCAGATAATATTTGATGGACGTCtaagtcttgaagtcagtcaGTCTATCTGGATGAGTGTGGGTCTCGTATTCTATATCTTTTTAATAATCAAGgagtcttatttatatcattagttttgggggTGTAACAATTTAAGGTGGGAATGATCTCTAAACTTGATCTAATTGGTCTACaggtaactgtctatcaaactttctgtggtataaggggtgtggtgatgctctgtgcaagtgactggggctggaagtgtgagtcatacttcttAGAACTTATGTTTCTTGAAGTCAGCTGATGTCACTGAGGGTTGGTCTTAATTTTCAAGGTTTAGGAATTAAATGGTATTGGGGGTTTTGGGATTCTTGGATGATATTGGGGgtgtttgtaaacaagtgaaggtgaatgactgaaaggataaaAGGAAGTTAAATACATACTACATAACaccaaaatggaaaaaaatagcCCCTTCCATATAACTCATTTCCGAACTTGCTCTTAAGATACATACCTCAAACCCGAAGACAAGTTGAACGGAAGCTCCCTTGGTTAAAGTACTATGATACGCACAGTTGATAAACACCAAGTCAAAGCAGCCAAGGACCACAAGAAGGGCTGTTCAAAATAACAATTTGGTTCATGATTAGTATACAGTCGGTCTTGCAAAAATCTTTGAAATCAAACATTTGATGATGAAGCAGAGTAAAAAATAATCACTCCCATGCCTCCCCTAAGATTTTGCAATAAAAACAGTATgaaagaagtacatgtataaaaaaaattatacataaaatgtaaatataattcccaaattttcaaaaattggggggattctttgttcaaatttttacatACAGATTCAGAAAAATTCTGATACACATTCAGAAGAATGACAAATGATACAATGCTCTGGCCTTTGTGAGGCAAGATTATGTTTGCAGTGAAATGACAGTAGAATCTGGGGCATTCTAAACTCTGCAAATGAACAATCTTATTTCTAAAAGCTACAGTCTAAATGCCTCTTTACAAAAactacaaacaaaaatattagaTTGATGCCTGGTGTAAAAAAGGGTTAAAAGGGGGGCTAATATCGGTAATCTGATGCAATCTGTTTATCGTAACTTCAGACTCTCATTTACAACATAAGCTTTACGTAACTAAACCAAACAATGAACATAAAATATACAAGTAAACATAAATAAGCTGACCTTCCCAGAAAGCTAATTCATCGCTCAAGTCAAACCTTGAAGAtatgtgtttttcttttatacctctttgaagtaaaatttttcCTAGGTCAAATATATTTCTGTGGTTCTAGTAGATTTGacattaatatgcaaattaacctgtatgaaaattatgaaacatGTACAGACTGAAACAAAGCAACTTACTAATAACTCTCATATGGAACACCCAGGAGATGACTGGACTCCTCTCCATCTGTGAATATGAAATCATACAAAGCATACAGAAatatcaatctcattttcttttgtacAATATAGGAAGACTATGGGGGTGTTGccagaaaatatttgtaataaattgcaaatattctgttgcaatttcataactgatacatgtagatcatggGTAGTGGGTAGTGGGCTTTGCCCACTACTTCAGGGCGTGACGACCCTGCCTGACACGAGTCCCGGGCTCAGCTGGCTCCGGCTGACAGTACCTGGTATGGGCCCCTTATCCAGGGTTACGGATACCCCACTGCCTTTGGGGTCACCTAATTTGTTAGGAGAGGCTACGGTCTGGAGATTTCGCTGTTGCTGTTCTAGGACACTAGACCAATTCAGATGAACTCTAGATTTAAAGGGTGGGGCCAGGCTGCGCATCCTGTACTCCACCTTAAAACTTCAGTGCGCAGGCAGGAAGACTCAGCTTACTGCAACCAAGAAGTCCTGCAGCGATGAGAAAGGGGCGAATCCGGCAGGTGTAAGATGACGCTGGCAGCCGCAGTTCCAATCTTACATGCAGGCGGCATAGGATATTGGTCGTCTCGATGTTGACCCGGAGATGACAACATCACCCGGCACACCCTATGTGACCAAGCAGCCCTGTTTAGGGAAAGCTCTGCTTGCTCCAATCCGGAGAGGGGCCTAGAAAAGGTGGCCTAAAGAAATGCTCATCTCCAATATACCCAGTTGGTTTACCACGGCCAACGGGCATCTTACCTTGTGGTCGAAATCAAATGAGagcaaaaaagttatcaacagACTCTAAAATGAAGAACATGAATCTTGCTTGTTGGAATGTTAGGACCTTACTAGACAACAATGCTTCTAATCGCCCACAACGAAGATCTGCACTCCTAGCCCATGAACTTCGTAGACTTGATGTAGACATAGCAGCCCTTAGTGAGGTTCGCCTCCTCGAGCAAGGTAGCTTAATTGAACAAAATGCTGGCTATACACTATACTGGTCTGGCAGACCGTCAGGCAGTCGTCGAATTCATGGCGTTGGCTTAATGATCAAGAACTCTATCGCCTCTAACCTTTCAAGTTTGCCAGTTGGCCACTCTGAACGCATCATGTCTTTACGTCTGCCTCTGCTCGGGCAGGAACATGCAACCATTGTGAGTGCTTATGCTCCAACCCTCGATGCCGATCCATCAGACAAAGACAACTTCTATGCAGACCTCCGGCTTATCATTGAGCGTACTCCACCAAAGGATAAGCTCGTGATCTTAGGTGACTTCAATGCCAGAGTTGGCAAGGACTATCAAACCTGGAAGGGAATCTTGGGAAGACATGGTGTCGGCAAATGCAATGACAATGGCCGCCTGATGCTAGAACTCTGTGCAGAAAAGCAACTGACTGTGACAAATACCCTCTTCCAGCAGAAGGATCGTTACAAGACTACATGGATGCATCCGCGTTCTAAGCATTGGCACATGATCGATTTCATCCTTGTAAGACAACGTGATGTGAAGGATATCCTACATACCAGAGTCATGCGCAGTGCTGACTGCAATACAGACCACAGACTTGTTCGCAGCAAAGTGAGGTTCCACCTGAAGCCCAAGCCCAGAAAGAGAACAGGTGTTGTTCCATCACATAAGCTCGACGTCAATAAGCTTCAATCACCAATGCatagagaaaaatatcaagaagCACTACAAGATTATCTTGGAGAATGCGATCCAAGCCTCAACAACGATCCTGAACAGATGTGGGAACAGATGAAAAAGGCAGTCCTTCACACTTCCAATGAAGTCTTGGGACCTTGCCCCAAAAGAAGTAAAGACTGGtttgatgagaatgatgagGAAATTTCCAATTTGTTAGCTAAGAAGAGATCAGCTTTTCAATCCCACCTGGCCGATCCTTCATGCGACAGAAAGAAAGCGGCGTATCGTCAAGTTTGTAGCTTGGTCCAGCGCAAGCTCCGTAATATCCGAAATAATTGGTGGAAAGAAACTGCCAAGAGAATT containing:
- the LOC121418218 gene encoding E3 ubiquitin-protein ligase synoviolin A-like isoform X2; this encodes MRGIMLTVTSFALTAAVLGNAYVQKKQFYPSVVYITKSNPSLAVLYLQAFVLVILMGKLFKKVFFGQLRAAEMEHLIERSWYAVTETCLAFTVFRDDFGPRFVAMFTLLLFIKCFHWLAEDRVDYMERSPVISWVFHMRVITLLVVLGCFDLVFINCAYHSTLTKGASVQLVFGFEYAILLTVLINVFFKYVLHTIDLQSENPWENKAVYMLYTDLIMGFIKVFLYTAFVAIMIKIHTFPLFATRPMYLAMRSFKKAVHDVIMSRRAIRNMNTLYPDATAEDLANTDSICIICREDMVAAEPGAPAGGAGSCKKLPCNHIFHSSCLRSWFQRQQTCPTCRMDVLRLSVVAASQRLRQGQQQQQGVGQQGQAGVGQQGNGQVPPVPGQGMPPFPPGFQFWLPQYQGGVPPFPQPPVPPQPSSSSSSTTQPGTSTSTPSTAASQATSPGTPSSAGASAGTPTSLGTSLPNFPPPPSMGAPGMGMFPPMMPPFMMPFGMSPPMPPPNFSGLSDEELRAMEGMERQHVQARIECLQNIQALLDAAVIQMQQYSTIVSGSGVPTVPVTPASTNTTSATSTVPTPTVQTEASAAPPTTPSEPETLTSTAAPKASESSNDLSALEGAVGFTSPVKDIKDEEAEPVPESPEEQERNEVRRRRLQRLSSNTSTS
- the LOC121418218 gene encoding E3 ubiquitin-protein ligase synoviolin A-like isoform X1 → MRGIMLTVTSFALTAAVLGNAYVQKKQFYPSVVYITKSNPSLAVLYLQAFVLVILMGKLFKKVFFGQLRAAEMEHLIERSWYAVTETCLAFTVFRDDFGPRFVAMFTLLLFIKCFHWLAEDRVDYMERSPVISWVFHMRVITLLVVLGCFDLVFINCAYHSTLTKGASVQLVFGFEYAILLTVLINVFFKYVLHTIDLQSENPWENKAVYMLYTDLIMGFIKVFLYTAFVAIMIKIHTFPLFATRPMYLAMRSFKKAVHDVIMSRRAIRNMNTLYPDATAEDLANTDSICIICREDMVAAEPGAPAGGAGSCKKLPCNHIFHSSCLRSWFQRQQTCPTCRMDVLRLSVVAASQRLRQGQQQQQGVGQQGQAGVGQQGNGQVPPVPGQGMPPFPPGFQFWLPQYQGGVPPFPQPPVPPQPSSSSSSTTQPGTSTSTPSTAASQATSPGTPSSAGASAGTPTSLGTSLPNFPPPPSMGAPGMGMFPPMMPPFMMPFGMSPPMPPPNFSGLSDEELRAMEGMERQHVQARIECLQNIQALLDAAVIQMQQYSTIVSGSGVPTVPVTPASTNTTSATSTVPTPTVQTEASAAPPTTPSEPETLTSTAAPKASESSNDLSALEGAVGFTSPVKDIKDEEAEPVPESPEEQERNEVRRRRLQRLSSNTSTS